The Treponema sp. OMZ 790 genome includes the window TGCTGTTCGGTTTCGGAAAGGATCTCTTGACGCCTATCCATTGTCTTATTTATTATCGTATGCAATCGATCGGTCAGGCGCTGTACTTCAAGGTTCCCTTCCTTAAAACCTTCTTCACGTCCCCGGTTAAAACCCTCTTTATAAGCATCCCGATTCACCGAATCTTTATTTTTTTCGGAATCGGCTATTATATCGCGGGCTTTTTGCTCGGCTTCAGCTATAATATCTTCGGCTTCTTTTTTTGCATTTTGTGCTATAACTTGAGCCTCATCAGTCTGCCTCTTTACTTCATCGAAGGCGGCATTTTGCGCACCTTGAATAATCTTATCGGCTTCCTCTTGAGCATCGGAAAGCATTTTTTCTTTTTGCTTTTCCCATTCGAGTCTAAAATCTTCAGCTTCCTTTTTTAAATCTTCAATAGTAGGCCCTTCATAAATTTCTACTTCTTCTTCAATAATTTCTTCAGGCTCTTCTTGAAAAGTTTTATTAAGCTGTAAAAATACTACATCGTTACTGTTTTTATTTACCTCAAAGCCTCTAAAAATAGTCTTAGCCATAAGCAATTCTCCGTTTTATTTTATACCAATTCATCCTCTTCGGATCTGGCGATAACAATTTCTCCCTTATCCTCCAAGTGTCTGATAATCGAAACAATCTTTTGCTGAGCTTCTTCAACATCTTTAACACGTATCGGGCCCATGTATTCCATTTCATCTCGAAGCATGGCGCCGGCGCGCTTAGACATGTTTCTGAATATCTTATCTTGAACTTCAGCATCAACCTGTTTAAGAGCCTTAGCCATTTCATCGTTATTAACTTCACGCAATACCTTACTGATGGATCTATCGTCAAGCATAACAATGTCTTCGAATACGAACATCTTCTTCTTGATTTCTTCTGCCAAATCGGGATCTTCATCTTCAAGAGATTCAATAATCGATTTTTCTGAAGAGCGGTCAACAAGGTTAAGAATTTCAACGATGCTGTCAACACCTCCGGCTGCCGTATAATCTTCACTTGAAACCGTAGAAAGTTTCTTTTCCAAAACGCGTTCAACTTCACGGAGAACATCGGGGGAAGTAGTATCCATGGTTGCAACACGTCTTGCAACATCGCTTTGAATTTCATCGGGGAGGTTTTGCAAAATTACCGATGCTTTTTGCGGTTCAAGATATGCAAGAATCAAAGCTATCGTCTGCGGATGCTCTTGCTGAATGAAGTTCAAAAGGTGAGCCGGATCCGTACGTCTTATAAAATCGAAGGGACGAACTTGCAAAGAACTTGTGAGCCTGTTTATTATTTCGATAGCCTTTTGACTTCCGAATGTTTTTTCCAAAACATCCCGTGCATAATCGATACCGCCCGTTGTTATAAAGTTTTGGGCAGTCATCAGATCCTGAAACTCTTGGAGAACGGCATCCTTTAATTCGGCCTCAACTGTTTCGGTTCTTGCAATTTCAAAAACTATTTTTTCGACTTCGTCTTCACGAAGACGTTCCATTATTTTAGCGGAGATTTCACCTCCGAGAGATACCAAGAATATAGCAGCCTTTTGTCTTCCGGTAAGAGAATTAATGTCCTTACCTTTTTTTGTACTGCCTCTTTCTTTTGCAGGTGCTACAGCCATATTATTCCTCCATGAGCCAAGTTCTAATTAAGAGAGCAACATCTTCAGGATGTTCACGAGCCATATTGATTGCATTTTCTTGAAGCTCCTGACGTCTGCGCTCTTCAACCGTCATTGAAACATCAGCATCAGCCATCTGTTGATCGTACAACATTCTTTCACGTTCCAACTGTGCTTGACGCAGCATTTCTTCTTCGCGAAGTCTTTTTCTTCTTTCAAGCTCACGGCTTATAATTCTATACAAAATAAAGATCAACAATATTAATGCAATACCGGCCAATGAAAGTAAGAATATCGTTTGCCGTTGTTGAGCTTTAAAATATTCTCTATCTTCAAACTCAAACTGCGAAGACCTGTCAACCATAACGTTTAAAACGCTTACCGAATCTTTTCGGCTTGCATCAAATCCTATAGCATCTTTAATTATTTTTTCGGCCTGCTTTATTTCTTCAGGAGAAAGAGATTTATATTCTCTTTCAATCATTCCGTTTTTGATAATATATTTTCCGTTAACATCTTTCTTCTTTACCCAAAGACCATCTATGTTTACGGATACGGTTCTTCTTCCCATCTTAGGAAGAAAAACTTCTTTTATTTGGCTCGAACTTACAAGATGATTTTCTTTTGTAATTGTCTGAGTTGAGCGGCCGACCAAATTTCTTGTATCCTGATACGAAGGCGCAGTTTGTCCTTCCGTTCCCGTAGGGCCTTGAGGGTTTATTCCGCTTCCTTCCCAAATTGTACTTGCGTTTTCGGAACTTACCGTAACCGATTCAACTACTTTAGAATCGTCATAAGGAGTTTCAGGGTTATCCGGTTTGATTATTGTAGGGCGTATTTCGGTTGTATCGGCAGAGCGTTCCGACATATCCATGTCGATTTTAACGTTTATATCCCTTACTCTGTCTTCACCGTATATTTTTTGTAAGGGTATCAATATATTTGCCCCGTATTGTCTTTCGAGTTTAGCAATAAATTTTTGCTGCTTTTCAATTAGAGTTAATCGATCGGAATCCCGCCTGCCTTCAAAATCATTTAAGGTAATACCGGAACTATCGGTTATCGTAATATCTTCATCCTTTAATCCGGGAACCGCAAGCCTCAGCATCTTTTGAATACCCTCTATTTTTTTGCGGTTATTGGAAATATCGCTTCCCGGTGCAGGATAAATAACAACGGTGGCCGTTGCAGGAAGCTGTTCCGATTCGAATAAGGCTTTTTCGGGTATGCGGACTACAACATTGGCATCATCAATGTCATCCAAGGCTTTTAAGTGTCTTCTAACTTCTTCGGTGATAGCACGGCGTAAATCGATTTCACGGTCAAAATCTGTGCGGGAATATCTTTCAACATCGAAGAAAGCCCAAGGGCTTGTATTGTTGGGTATCAAGTCTTCGCGCATCAAGATAGCCCTCATTCTTCTCGCAGTTGCTTCGTCAGCAACGGAAATTACGCCTTCTGATGAAATAGAAGTTTTGACGTTCTCTTCGTTAATTCGCAAGATTATTCTATCCCGCAGATCAACATCGGTTATTGCCATGTCTATTACGGGCACCGATGTCGGTTTTGAAGACCATCGAGTAAATACTACAACCAACACCAGAGCAATCACAATTACACCGATGATGATTCCTTTTTGGAGCTTTGTCCATTTTCCCCAAAGCGTCCCAAACTTTGTTTTCAGATTGTTAAACTTTTCGTTCATGTTTCCCCCCATGTACTGAACGAGCTTTGCAAGACTTTAAGTTTAAAGTCTTGCGAGGCTATCTTTTATCTCGTTGTGGTAATATCATTCCAAGTTTTTACCAAACGGTCGATTATAGTTTGCGCTAATTTAAGCGACAAACTTGCTTCGGCCATTCCCATCGTTATATCATGAACATCGACCGATTCGGGATCGACAATCATCTGCTCTCCTAATTTGTCCATGTTTGTTTGCTTTGCATTCATGCTGTCGAATGCTTTTAAAATTGTCTGCTCAAAACTTGAAGCTTCTTTATTTACGGCAAGCTCAATCATGTCCGTATTCGAAACCATCTTGGCTCTAAAATTATCGGTAACAACAGCATTAATTTTCGGAACATCTAAAAGCCCCGGTACCGAATTTACATTTGCAACATTTACAGCGTTTACCATTTTTTCCTCCCATCTTTATTGTTCATTTTATCTTGCAATATCCAAGGCTCGTTGGAACATATCCTTTGCGCCGTTTACAACAGCAAGGTTTGCTTCATAAGCTCTTGAAGCCGAAATCAAATCAACCATTTCGGTAACTATGTTTACATTGGGATATTCTACATATCCTTCCTTTGGGCCGTACTTTAAAGCCTTAGGATGGCTTGGATCATAAACCCAGCGGGTATCGGAAGTATCTTTTTCTATCGAAAGAACTTTAACTCCTTCGCCTACTCCCCTTTCTACATTTTGAGGAGTAAAAGGAGTCTGCCAGTCGATACCGCTTTTCTTTTGACCGACTATTACACGGCTTCTTTTAAAGGGGCCGCCTTCTTGTGTTTCCAAACTGGAAGCATTTGCAATATTGTTCGATATTACATCTGTTCTAAGACGCTCTACTCCCATTCCCGTAGCTGCAATATTTATACTTGTAAATAATCCCATATTTTTTCCTCCGCTTCCTTATTCTACTTTAAAACCGATTGTACCTGGTTGTACTGAAATCCTGCCATCATACTTAAAAGCTGATACTGCATTTGAATCTTCAATACCTTCATGGCTTCATCTTCAGGATTTACATTGTTTCCGTTTGCCTTTTCGGCAGTCAAATAATCCAAAACACGCACAGGTTCAACCGTTCGATAATCTATAGGCTCATTTGATTTTATGTGCAAGGGATGAGTTGTTGCAAGCTGAAAAGCACCTTTTACATTTTTTTCGGAATCAAAAGCTCTTTTTAACTCGGATTCAAAATTTACCTCAGTCCTTTTAAAATTAGGAACATCAGAATTTGCAAGGTTGTTCGATGTAACGGTATAGCGCAAAGAGCTTACATCCAAGGCTCTGTGAAGTATATCCGTTGTTCTTAAAAAACTATTAAAACCCATAGTTCACTCCTAAGCATATTTTCGGCAAATTTTAAATCCCTCTTAACCATATTATAGAATATATCGGGATAAATCCTGATCCTGTACTATATCCTTTAGTCTTTCATCTACATAAGACACATCGATTCTTACGGTTTCACCGCTCATCTCGCTTGCATTAAACGAAATATCTTCCAAAAGCATCTCCATAATCGTATGAAGCCGCCTTGCTCCAATGTTTTCGTTTTTGCTGTTTACATCGGCAGCCAAAAAACTCATTCTATCAATGGCTTCATCCAAAAATTCTATTTTTACGCCTTCTGTTTGTAAAAGTTCCGCATATTGCTTTGTCAAAGCATTTTTAGGTTCAAGGAGAATTCGTTTAAAATCTTCTGCATGAAGGGCTTCAAGCTCTACACGCAAGGGAAAGCGGCCTTGAAATTCCGGGATTAAATCGCTAGGCTTCGATACGCTGAAAGCTCCGGCTGCAATAAAAAGAATGTGGCGGGTATCGACTACTCCGTATTTTGTAGAAACCTTAGAGCCTTCAACAATCGGAAGAATGTCGCGCTGAACTCCTTCTCTGGAAACATCGGGACCTCCACCGCGATCGGAGCGGGAAGCGACCTTGTCTATTTCGTCGATAAAAATAATTCCCATCTGCTCGACTCTTTGCTTTGCCTCATCCGTAACCTTATCGTGATCGACCATTCGGTCAAGCTGTTCGGCCATTATAATCTCGCGGGCTTCTTTTACGCTTACATTTTTGCGTTTTGATTTTGCTCCTCCCATAATCATATTCGAAATATTCGACATTGCAGATTCGATATCTTCCATATTTGAACCGCCTGCAAAAAATTCGAATGTAGGCATTCCGACAGATGGAGAAATAGTAACTTCAACCATCTTATCTTCCAGTTTACCCTCGCGAAGCATTACACGGAATTTTTCGCGAGTACCGCTCATATCGTTTTCATGTTGAGCCTTATCTTCTTCACCGGAAGAAGGCGTACTCATACTCGGAATGGCTATCGGTGTCCCGGCGGAGGCATGAGAACTCTCTTGTGCAGGAACGGCAGCGGCCGGTGCAGCAGATTTCTTTTTATTTGAACCGGGTAAAAGCAAATCCAATAAGGATTCTTCCGTGTTTTTTTCTGCCTGTTCTTTTAGTTTTTCCTGCATTTCGCTTTTCACCATTGTGTAGCCCACAGCCATTAGATCCCTGATCATAGATTCAACATCACGGCCGACATAGCCTACCTCGGTATATTTTGTAGCTTCAACCTTTAAAAAAGGAGCTCCCGACAATTTTGCAAGCCGTCTTGCTATTTCGGTTTTACCCACACCTGTAGGCCCTATCATCAAAATATTTTTAGGAGCTATTTCATCCCTTATTTCTTCCGGCAATTTTAGACGGCGCATTCTGTTACGGAGAGCAATAGCAACGGCCCTCTTTGCCTTGTTTTGTCCTATGATGTATTTATCCAATTCCGCAACAGTTTGCTTAGGCGTCAGCTCTTTTAATTCTTCGTTCATTATATTTCCTCCATAACTATTTTTCCGTTTGTGTAGATGCAGATTTTTCCTGCAATCTGTAAACTCTTTTCTGCAATTTCACGGGCAGAAAGATTTGTATTTTGCATCAAGGCCAAGGCCGAAGCATAGGCATAATTTCCTCCGGAGCCTATTGCAAGTACATCTTCTTCAGGCTCTATGACATCTCCGTTACCGGAAATTAAAAGAGTTGTCTTTGCATCGGCTACGAGCAAAAGGGCCTGTAAATTTTTTAGCATCTTATCGGTGCGCCAATCCTTTGCAAGCTCTACAGCGGCGCGAGTCAGATCACCTGAAAATTCTTTTACCCGTATTTCGAATTTTTCCAAAAGAGTAAAGGCATCGGCCGTCGCTCCGGCAAAGCCCGTTATAATTTTTCCGTCATAAATTTTTCTTACCTTTCGGGCATTCCCCTTCATAACGGTTTCGCCCATAGTTACCTGACCGTCTCCGGCCATAACAATTTTTCCGTCTCTTCTTACAGCAAGCACAGTCGTGCTTCTTATCTTTTTATCCATTATAACTCCTATAAAAAATTTTTGCAGCAAATTTTAATTTGCGAAAAAAGTTTTTTCAAGTGTGTGCCTAAAAGCACACACATAAAATAATACGAAGTTTTGTACCTAGGTACAAAACTCGGCAGATAAACAGTGAGGCTGAATTTCTGCCGAACTGTTTATCAAACCTCCTATGAATGAGGATGAGCAGTCTTATATAAATTTTGAAGCTGCTCAGCCGTAATATGCGTATATCTTTGCGTAGTGGAAACACTTTCGTGTCCAAGCAATTCCTGTACAACCCTTATATCCGCACCTCTTGTAATTAGAGTAGATGCAAAACTATGTCTAAAAGCATGGGGTGAAAGATGTTTTAATTCGGGAGATAGTTCAACATATCTGTTTATTATATACCGAATTCCTTTACTTGTTAAGGGTTGAGCTTTTTGATTTATAAAAAGAGCATCCCTTATTTTCCCCGTATTATCTTTTTGAACTTGCCCCTTGTGCTTTTCAAGCAGAGCAGCTCTTTCTTTTAAATACTCCTTTAAATACTCCTTTGCAAATTCTGCAAAAAACACCTTTCTTTCTTTTTTTCCTTTTCCGAAAACGATGGCATAAGAAAGAGTTCTATCCAAATCTTTTATATCGAGTCCGGCTAATTCCGAAACACGGCAGCCTGTAGAATAAAGAGAAGCGAATAAGGCAGCATCCCTTGCCTCCCAAAGAATATCCGCATTTGAAGGCAGTTTACAAAATTCTTTAGCCTGTTTAGGAAACATGAACACAGGAAGTTTTTGAGCAAGTTTTAAATTCCTAACAGAGGATATGGGATTTGTTTTTGCCAGATTAAACCTTAAAGCATATTTGTAAAACCCCCTGAGGGTAGACATCATCCTGTTGATCGAAGCCGGAGCAAATTTTTTATCTGCAAGTTCTGCGATAAAAATTCTAACATCTGAAGCTTTTAATTCAAAAACATCCAGCTCAAGTTCCTTTAACCATTCTTCAAAAATAATCAAATCGTTTTTATAAGAATCTATTGTTGCTTTTGTAAATTGCCTGACTCCCCCGCTGTAAGTGAGGTAGTTTTCAAATACTTCATTCATTACTTCTATCTACCTCCACATCTTCTACGCCTTCAACTACGCTGTGTA containing:
- the fliH gene encoding flagellar assembly protein FliH, which translates into the protein MAKTIFRGFEVNKNSNDVVFLQLNKTFQEEPEEIIEEEVEIYEGPTIEDLKKEAEDFRLEWEKQKEKMLSDAQEEADKIIQGAQNAAFDEVKRQTDEAQVIAQNAKKEAEDIIAEAEQKARDIIADSEKNKDSVNRDAYKEGFNRGREEGFKEGNLEVQRLTDRLHTIINKTMDRRQEILSETEQQIVDLVLLMTRKVVKVISENQRNVVVSNVVHALRKVKGRGDVVIRVNLADVKMTTEHTQNFISAAENVKNITVVEDSTVDQGGCIIETDFGAVDARIASQLNELEQKILEISPIKTKIKTGNI
- the fliG gene encoding flagellar motor switch protein FliG, which codes for MAVAPAKERGSTKKGKDINSLTGRQKAAIFLVSLGGEISAKIMERLREDEVEKIVFEIARTETVEAELKDAVLQEFQDLMTAQNFITTGGIDYARDVLEKTFGSQKAIEIINRLTSSLQVRPFDFIRRTDPAHLLNFIQQEHPQTIALILAYLEPQKASVILQNLPDEIQSDVARRVATMDTTSPDVLREVERVLEKKLSTVSSEDYTAAGGVDSIVEILNLVDRSSEKSIIESLEDEDPDLAEEIKKKMFVFEDIVMLDDRSISKVLREVNNDEMAKALKQVDAEVQDKIFRNMSKRAGAMLRDEMEYMGPIRVKDVEEAQQKIVSIIRHLEDKGEIVIARSEEDELV
- the fliF gene encoding flagellar basal-body MS-ring/collar protein FliF, coding for MNEKFNNLKTKFGTLWGKWTKLQKGIIIGVIVIALVLVVVFTRWSSKPTSVPVIDMAITDVDLRDRIILRINEENVKTSISSEGVISVADEATARRMRAILMREDLIPNNTSPWAFFDVERYSRTDFDREIDLRRAITEEVRRHLKALDDIDDANVVVRIPEKALFESEQLPATATVVIYPAPGSDISNNRKKIEGIQKMLRLAVPGLKDEDITITDSSGITLNDFEGRRDSDRLTLIEKQQKFIAKLERQYGANILIPLQKIYGEDRVRDINVKIDMDMSERSADTTEIRPTIIKPDNPETPYDDSKVVESVTVSSENASTIWEGSGINPQGPTGTEGQTAPSYQDTRNLVGRSTQTITKENHLVSSSQIKEVFLPKMGRRTVSVNIDGLWVKKKDVNGKYIIKNGMIEREYKSLSPEEIKQAEKIIKDAIGFDASRKDSVSVLNVMVDRSSQFEFEDREYFKAQQRQTIFLLSLAGIALILLIFILYRIISRELERRKRLREEEMLRQAQLERERMLYDQQMADADVSMTVEERRRQELQENAINMAREHPEDVALLIRTWLMEE
- the fliE gene encoding flagellar hook-basal body complex protein FliE, translated to MVNAVNVANVNSVPGLLDVPKINAVVTDNFRAKMVSNTDMIELAVNKEASSFEQTILKAFDSMNAKQTNMDKLGEQMIVDPESVDVHDITMGMAEASLSLKLAQTIIDRLVKTWNDITTTR
- the flgC gene encoding flagellar basal body rod protein FlgC: MGLFTSINIAATGMGVERLRTDVISNNIANASSLETQEGGPFKRSRVIVGQKKSGIDWQTPFTPQNVERGVGEGVKVLSIEKDTSDTRWVYDPSHPKALKYGPKEGYVEYPNVNIVTEMVDLISASRAYEANLAVVNGAKDMFQRALDIAR
- the flgB gene encoding flagellar basal body rod protein FlgB, coding for MGFNSFLRTTDILHRALDVSSLRYTVTSNNLANSDVPNFKRTEVNFESELKRAFDSEKNVKGAFQLATTHPLHIKSNEPIDYRTVEPVRVLDYLTAEKANGNNVNPEDEAMKVLKIQMQYQLLSMMAGFQYNQVQSVLK
- the hslU gene encoding ATP-dependent protease ATPase subunit HslU, with the translated sequence MNEELKELTPKQTVAELDKYIIGQNKAKRAVAIALRNRMRRLKLPEEIRDEIAPKNILMIGPTGVGKTEIARRLAKLSGAPFLKVEATKYTEVGYVGRDVESMIRDLMAVGYTMVKSEMQEKLKEQAEKNTEESLLDLLLPGSNKKKSAAPAAAVPAQESSHASAGTPIAIPSMSTPSSGEEDKAQHENDMSGTREKFRVMLREGKLEDKMVEVTISPSVGMPTFEFFAGGSNMEDIESAMSNISNMIMGGAKSKRKNVSVKEAREIIMAEQLDRMVDHDKVTDEAKQRVEQMGIIFIDEIDKVASRSDRGGGPDVSREGVQRDILPIVEGSKVSTKYGVVDTRHILFIAAGAFSVSKPSDLIPEFQGRFPLRVELEALHAEDFKRILLEPKNALTKQYAELLQTEGVKIEFLDEAIDRMSFLAADVNSKNENIGARRLHTIMEMLLEDISFNASEMSGETVRIDVSYVDERLKDIVQDQDLSRYIL
- the hslV gene encoding ATP-dependent protease subunit HslV — its product is MDKKIRSTTVLAVRRDGKIVMAGDGQVTMGETVMKGNARKVRKIYDGKIITGFAGATADAFTLLEKFEIRVKEFSGDLTRAAVELAKDWRTDKMLKNLQALLLVADAKTTLLISGNGDVIEPEEDVLAIGSGGNYAYASALALMQNTNLSAREIAEKSLQIAGKICIYTNGKIVMEEI
- the xerC gene encoding tyrosine recombinase XerC; its protein translation is MNEVFENYLTYSGGVRQFTKATIDSYKNDLIIFEEWLKELELDVFELKASDVRIFIAELADKKFAPASINRMMSTLRGFYKYALRFNLAKTNPISSVRNLKLAQKLPVFMFPKQAKEFCKLPSNADILWEARDAALFASLYSTGCRVSELAGLDIKDLDRTLSYAIVFGKGKKERKVFFAEFAKEYLKEYLKERAALLEKHKGQVQKDNTGKIRDALFINQKAQPLTSKGIRYIINRYVELSPELKHLSPHAFRHSFASTLITRGADIRVVQELLGHESVSTTQRYTHITAEQLQNLYKTAHPHS